Proteins encoded within one genomic window of Micromonospora halotolerans:
- a CDS encoding alkaline phosphatase PhoX: MTSSPISRRAVLHGGAAAGLGIVVAGSLDAIAGPAAARAACRPAVGYGDLVPDPAGLLALPPGFSYTIVAQAGVTLLESGQATPSDADGTGCFRSPNGSVLVNNHEIGGGEPFPVPALAGLTYDPGARGGTTTIEVDGRGRRLREYVSVAGTHNNCAGGITPWGTWLTCEETEQKAGGQYLKDHGYVFEVDPHDRAANQNPVALKFLGRYSHEAVAVDPYTHAIYLTEDAGGPNGLYFRWTPPAGFRAGKGALRALAQRPDGDTAGRLQAMSCFRGGQHVADLSEATTPGTRYKVQWVDVPDRDAKTVSVRKQFTDDEVTRSRKLEGAWWADGGAYFVASFARHDDGSVNEHDGQVWFYDPRTETVTLKTIFGVNTDPEADNGNFDGPDNITVSPYGGVILAEDGEGVSHLVGVTEQGKAYPLARNELNDSEFTGPTFSADGKILFANIQSPGYVFAITGPWGRPSNADLAAS; this comes from the coding sequence GTGACCTCCTCCCCCATCTCCCGCCGGGCCGTGCTGCACGGTGGCGCGGCCGCCGGTCTCGGCATCGTGGTGGCCGGCAGCCTGGACGCCATCGCCGGTCCGGCGGCGGCCCGGGCCGCGTGCCGCCCGGCGGTCGGCTACGGCGACCTCGTGCCGGACCCGGCCGGCCTGCTGGCCCTGCCCCCGGGCTTCTCGTACACCATCGTGGCCCAGGCGGGCGTGACCCTGCTGGAGTCCGGCCAGGCCACCCCGAGCGACGCGGACGGCACCGGCTGCTTCCGCTCCCCCAACGGGTCGGTGCTGGTGAACAACCACGAGATCGGCGGCGGCGAGCCGTTCCCGGTGCCGGCGCTGGCCGGGCTGACCTACGACCCGGGCGCGCGTGGCGGCACCACCACCATCGAGGTGGACGGGCGCGGCCGGCGGCTGCGCGAGTACGTCAGCGTGGCCGGCACGCACAACAACTGCGCCGGCGGCATCACCCCGTGGGGCACCTGGCTGACCTGCGAGGAGACCGAGCAGAAGGCCGGCGGGCAGTACCTGAAGGACCACGGGTACGTGTTCGAGGTGGACCCGCACGACCGGGCTGCCAACCAGAACCCGGTGGCGCTGAAGTTCCTCGGCCGCTACTCGCACGAGGCCGTGGCCGTGGACCCGTACACCCACGCCATCTACCTGACCGAGGACGCGGGTGGCCCCAACGGCCTCTACTTCCGCTGGACCCCGCCGGCCGGCTTCCGGGCCGGCAAGGGCGCGCTGCGCGCGCTCGCCCAGCGCCCGGACGGGGACACCGCCGGCCGCCTCCAGGCGATGAGCTGCTTCCGGGGCGGCCAGCACGTCGCGGACCTGTCGGAGGCCACCACGCCGGGCACCCGCTACAAGGTGCAGTGGGTGGACGTGCCGGACCGGGACGCCAAGACGGTCTCGGTGCGCAAGCAGTTCACCGACGACGAGGTGACCCGCAGCCGCAAGCTGGAGGGCGCCTGGTGGGCCGACGGCGGCGCGTACTTCGTGGCCAGCTTCGCCCGGCACGACGACGGCAGCGTCAACGAGCACGACGGCCAGGTCTGGTTCTACGACCCGCGCACCGAGACGGTGACGCTGAAGACCATCTTCGGGGTGAACACCGACCCGGAGGCCGACAACGGCAACTTCGACGGGCCGGACAACATCACCGTCTCCCCGTACGGCGGGGTGATCCTGGCCGAGGACGGCGAGGGCGTGTCGCACCTGGTCGGGGTGACCGAGCAGGGCAAGGCGTACCCGCTGGCGCGCAACGAGCTCAACGACAGCGAGTTCACCGGCCCGACGTTCAGCGCGGACGGGAAGATCCTGTTCGCGAACATCCAGTCCCCGGGCTACGTCTTCGCGATCACCGGCCCGTGGGGCCGGCCGAGCAACGCGGATCTCGCCGCGTCCTGA
- a CDS encoding FtsK/SpoIIIE domain-containing protein produces the protein MGRLATAYRQAVALHRQALRRWETARRALAAAGPAPVGSPELVARLARLGGELAGPVPGTARAATHPVPVRLGEATTVDGGFPVLVPLGAGAHLAIDTDARDPRVGELLRALVVRLLTAAPAGTVRVAGIDPAAFGAAFLPLRPLLDAGALGPTATTVAETTALLDAAERHARTAQRAAPEDRELLLVVAASAPPPRELARLAALTHAGPAAAVCVLLAGHPAAGPAEAPPLGATTQLRLNERYALVGDPPGRPFSADGSGLAAPVLLDGDPSHATVTALARRLAEAVRRATTVSFADLLPERRWAESSATGLRTVLGRAREPVTVAFDDATPHWLVGGRTGAGKTVFLLDVLYGLAARYSPAELQLFLLDFKEGVSFTEFVPTERDPSWLPHARAVGIESDREYGVAVLRELRAELTRRADLLKRHGVTKLADLPPNARPPRIVTVVDEFQVLFAGNDALARQAVDLIEELARKGRSYGLHLVLASQSTTGIEALYGRAEAIFGQFPLRVALPGGGGVLDPLNDAAKALTLGTAVVNTAGGTAGADTDVHFPDAHAAAADLAALRHELFAARPAGARPPAVFRGYETPRLADDPTWAGLAPGADPPLALVGRTVDVAGSTAAFRLDPVPGRHLAVVGTAAAGADVLRAATLGLARQHAPGTARFLFVPLAPGTTGTADDLAMTLAAAGHPVRRLDAAALRAHLAELAGPPAPESRRTYLVVFGMDAAAGALAAADPETFRSGHDDLRTVLRQGPAHGVHLLGWWRGLRRLVEDLGGSQNRDDVACLVALNVPAADLGLHLGVHDLTYAPRDGRALLVDRHEHRTALVVPFVGDGDES, from the coding sequence GTGGGCAGGCTCGCGACGGCGTACCGGCAGGCGGTCGCCCTGCACCGGCAGGCCCTGCGCCGCTGGGAGACCGCCCGGCGGGCGCTGGCCGCCGCCGGTCCGGCGCCCGTCGGCAGCCCCGAGCTGGTCGCCCGCCTGGCCCGGCTCGGCGGCGAGCTGGCCGGTCCCGTGCCCGGCACCGCCCGCGCCGCCACCCACCCCGTTCCGGTACGCCTCGGCGAGGCGACCACCGTGGACGGCGGCTTCCCCGTGCTGGTGCCGCTGGGCGCCGGCGCCCACCTTGCGATAGACACCGACGCGCGGGACCCCCGGGTGGGCGAGCTGCTGCGGGCCCTGGTGGTGCGCCTGCTCACCGCCGCGCCGGCCGGCACGGTCCGGGTGGCCGGCATCGACCCGGCCGCGTTCGGCGCGGCGTTCCTGCCGCTGCGCCCGCTGCTCGACGCCGGCGCGCTGGGCCCGACCGCCACCACCGTCGCGGAGACGACCGCCCTGCTGGACGCGGCGGAACGGCACGCCCGGACCGCCCAGCGGGCCGCGCCCGAGGACCGGGAGCTGCTGCTGGTCGTCGCCGCGTCCGCCCCGCCGCCGCGCGAGCTGGCCCGGCTCGCCGCGCTCACCCACGCCGGGCCCGCCGCGGCGGTCTGCGTGCTGCTGGCCGGCCACCCGGCGGCCGGGCCGGCCGAGGCCCCGCCGCTGGGCGCCACCACCCAGCTCCGGCTCAACGAGCGGTACGCCCTGGTCGGCGACCCGCCCGGCCGGCCGTTCAGCGCCGACGGCAGCGGCCTGGCCGCCCCGGTCCTGCTCGACGGGGACCCGTCCCACGCCACCGTGACCGCGCTGGCCCGGCGGCTCGCCGAGGCCGTCCGGCGGGCCACCACGGTCAGCTTCGCCGACCTCCTGCCGGAGCGGCGCTGGGCCGAGTCGTCCGCCACCGGCCTGCGTACCGTGCTCGGCCGCGCCCGGGAACCGGTCACCGTGGCCTTCGACGACGCCACCCCGCACTGGCTGGTCGGCGGGCGCACCGGCGCCGGCAAGACGGTGTTCCTGCTCGACGTGCTCTACGGGCTGGCCGCCCGCTACTCCCCGGCCGAGCTCCAGCTCTTCCTGCTCGACTTCAAGGAGGGCGTCAGCTTCACCGAGTTCGTGCCCACCGAGCGGGACCCGTCCTGGCTGCCGCACGCCCGCGCGGTCGGCATCGAGTCCGACCGCGAGTACGGCGTGGCCGTGCTCCGCGAGCTGCGCGCCGAGCTGACCCGCCGGGCCGACCTGCTCAAGCGGCACGGCGTCACCAAGCTGGCCGACCTGCCGCCGAACGCCCGGCCGCCCCGGATCGTCACCGTGGTCGACGAGTTCCAGGTCCTGTTCGCCGGCAACGACGCGCTCGCCCGGCAGGCCGTCGACCTCATCGAGGAACTGGCCCGCAAGGGCCGCTCGTACGGCCTGCACCTGGTGCTGGCCAGCCAGAGCACCACCGGCATCGAGGCGCTCTACGGCCGGGCCGAGGCGATCTTCGGTCAGTTCCCGCTCCGGGTCGCGCTGCCCGGCGGGGGTGGCGTGCTCGACCCGCTCAACGACGCCGCGAAGGCGCTGACCCTCGGCACGGCCGTGGTCAACACCGCCGGAGGCACGGCCGGCGCGGACACCGACGTCCACTTCCCCGACGCGCACGCCGCCGCGGCCGACCTCGCCGCCCTGCGCCACGAGCTGTTCGCGGCCCGGCCGGCCGGCGCCCGCCCACCCGCCGTCTTCCGCGGGTACGAGACCCCCCGGCTCGCCGACGACCCCACCTGGGCCGGCCTGGCCCCGGGGGCCGACCCGCCGCTCGCCCTGGTCGGCCGCACCGTCGACGTGGCCGGCAGCACCGCCGCGTTCCGCCTCGACCCGGTGCCCGGCCGGCACCTCGCCGTGGTCGGCACCGCTGCCGCCGGCGCGGACGTGCTCCGCGCGGCCACGCTCGGCCTGGCCCGGCAGCACGCCCCCGGCACGGCCCGCTTCCTGTTCGTCCCCCTGGCGCCCGGCACCACCGGCACGGCCGACGACCTGGCCATGACCCTGGCCGCGGCCGGCCACCCGGTCCGCCGCCTCGACGCGGCGGCGCTGCGCGCCCACCTCGCCGAGCTGGCCGGCCCGCCCGCCCCGGAGTCGCGCCGGACCTACCTGGTCGTGTTCGGGATGGACGCCGCCGCGGGTGCGCTCGCCGCGGCCGATCCGGAGACGTTCCGCTCCGGCCACGACGACCTGCGGACGGTGCTGCGCCAGGGCCCCGCGCACGGCGTGCACCTGCTCGGCTGGTGGCGCGGGCTGCGCCGGCTCGTCGAGGACCTCGGCGGCAGCCAGAACCGCGACGACGTGGCCTGCCTGGTCGCGCTGAACGTGCCCGCCGCCGACCTGGGGCTGCACCTGGGCGTGCACGACCTCACCTACGCCCCGCGCGACGGCCGGGCCCTGCTGGTCGACCGCCACGAGCACCGCACCGCCCTGGTCGTGCCCTTCGTCGGCGACGGAGACGAGTCGTGA
- a CDS encoding DUF6244 family protein: protein MSAADIMARLAAAAQKLDEAKARTAAAAQDAAEARALVAGALEGVAAGPLLNMIDAYRQALTQAAQGGEPARQHVQETIAKVQALGS from the coding sequence GTGAGCGCAGCGGACATCATGGCGAGGCTGGCGGCGGCGGCCCAGAAGCTGGACGAGGCGAAGGCCCGGACGGCCGCCGCGGCGCAGGACGCCGCCGAGGCCCGGGCTCTGGTGGCGGGCGCGCTGGAGGGCGTGGCGGCCGGGCCGCTGCTCAACATGATCGACGCTTACCGGCAGGCGCTCACCCAGGCTGCGCAGGGCGGCGAGCCGGCCCGGCAGCACGTGCAGGAGACGATCGCCAAGGTCCAGGCGCTGGGTAGCTGA
- a CDS encoding pentapeptide repeat-containing protein has protein sequence MSTPPPPEKPLRVMPWWLALLGLLLAVLLGWLVLDWLLGEADRAAQPDTRATLRVDAIRTGLTVVAGTGGGLALLLAARRQWINERGQRHQEAVAARDQAHRDRVQAHAEAVAYAGQRHQERQAAAVEHDAAERRLTELYVRAIELVGSDNPAVRLGGLHALERLGQDNPEQRPTIVAVLCAYLRMPAPDDPRETEVRRTAQRMLARHLRADGDDWWPGIALDLTGARLHDFDAAGCTLVDLDLTGAVCTGTTSFAGAVVRGRLRLTAEFADAIFEDLTGDAELVLDDARFAGPVSFDRADLGGTLSCRGTSFGPVSFRGATLRQPSSFDRARFAGSATFREAAFLAGLSMEHTTFAAYAGFRRARFADLALFRWTEFGAEAWFEGARFEGAANFGRAVFHGRASFEGATLARRPLVDQARASASVTHDWPADTTVGRRDDEWLVLTDP, from the coding sequence GTGTCCACCCCACCGCCGCCGGAGAAACCGCTCCGGGTGATGCCGTGGTGGTTGGCGCTGCTCGGGCTGCTGCTGGCCGTCCTGCTCGGCTGGCTGGTCCTGGACTGGCTGCTCGGCGAGGCCGACCGGGCCGCCCAACCGGACACCCGGGCCACGCTGCGCGTCGACGCCATCCGCACCGGTCTCACCGTGGTCGCCGGCACCGGCGGCGGGCTGGCGCTGCTGCTCGCCGCCCGTCGACAGTGGATCAACGAGCGCGGGCAGCGGCACCAGGAGGCCGTGGCCGCCCGGGACCAGGCGCACCGCGACCGGGTGCAGGCGCACGCCGAGGCGGTCGCCTACGCCGGTCAGCGGCACCAGGAGCGGCAGGCCGCCGCCGTCGAACACGACGCCGCCGAGCGGCGGCTCACCGAGCTGTACGTCCGGGCCATCGAGCTGGTCGGCAGCGACAACCCCGCGGTACGCCTCGGCGGCCTGCACGCCCTCGAACGGCTCGGTCAGGACAACCCGGAACAGCGGCCGACGATCGTGGCGGTGCTCTGCGCGTACCTCCGGATGCCGGCGCCCGACGACCCGCGCGAGACCGAGGTGCGCCGCACGGCGCAGCGGATGCTCGCCCGGCACCTGCGCGCCGACGGCGACGACTGGTGGCCCGGCATCGCGCTGGACCTGACCGGCGCCCGGCTGCACGACTTCGACGCCGCCGGCTGCACCCTCGTGGACCTGGACCTCACCGGCGCGGTCTGCACGGGCACCACCAGCTTCGCCGGGGCGGTCGTCCGCGGCCGGCTCCGGCTGACCGCGGAGTTCGCCGACGCCATCTTCGAGGACCTCACCGGCGACGCGGAACTCGTGCTGGACGACGCCCGCTTCGCGGGCCCGGTGAGCTTCGACCGGGCCGACCTCGGCGGCACGCTGTCCTGCCGCGGGACGAGCTTCGGGCCGGTCTCCTTCCGCGGCGCCACGCTGCGGCAGCCCAGCAGCTTCGACCGGGCCCGGTTCGCGGGAAGCGCCACCTTCCGCGAGGCGGCGTTCCTGGCCGGACTGTCCATGGAGCACACCACCTTCGCGGCGTACGCGGGCTTCCGCCGGGCCCGGTTCGCCGACCTGGCGCTGTTCCGCTGGACCGAGTTCGGCGCGGAGGCCTGGTTCGAGGGGGCCCGCTTCGAGGGGGCCGCCAACTTCGGCCGGGCCGTGTTCCACGGCCGGGCCAGCTTCGAGGGGGCGACACTGGCCCGCCGGCCGCTGGTCGACCAGGCCCGCGCGTCGGCGTCCGTGACCCACGACTGGCCGGCGGACACCACCGTCGGCCGGCGCGACGACGAGTGGCTCGTCCTCACCGACCCCTGA
- a CDS encoding lipase family alpha/beta hydrolase has protein sequence MLLRTILAATAAVTALLVPATAAHAEPATQTATTTEPTAAGNAEATRADAAGLAAAGADPVVVVGGLIGVSIAYEPIAARLRADGYRVSIYQLPNLGFGDIRESARALSSYVDQVRSATGAAKVDLVTHSEGGLVSRWYVTFLGGAAKVDQYVSLGSPQQGTYVANIVNFLGLGSCAGIVACQQMSIGSSLLADLNGGDDTPGAVRWTTVRTWQDELVRPVDNASLADGATNVLVQAWCPLRIVGHLGLILDGTTYSVVRQVLAGAAIRPNCFAL, from the coding sequence ATGCTGCTCCGAACGATCCTGGCCGCCACCGCCGCCGTCACCGCCCTGCTGGTCCCGGCCACCGCCGCCCACGCCGAGCCCGCCACCCAAACGGCCACCACCACCGAACCCACCGCCGCCGGCAACGCCGAGGCCACCCGGGCCGACGCCGCCGGTCTCGCCGCCGCCGGCGCCGACCCGGTCGTCGTGGTCGGCGGGCTGATCGGAGTCTCCATCGCCTACGAGCCGATCGCCGCCCGGCTGCGCGCCGACGGCTACCGGGTCTCCATCTACCAGTTGCCGAACCTCGGCTTCGGCGACATCCGCGAGTCCGCCCGGGCCCTGTCGTCCTATGTCGACCAGGTCCGCTCCGCCACCGGGGCGGCCAAGGTGGACCTGGTCACCCACTCCGAGGGCGGCCTGGTCTCCCGCTGGTACGTCACGTTCCTCGGCGGCGCCGCCAAGGTCGACCAGTACGTCAGCCTGGGCAGCCCGCAGCAGGGCACCTACGTCGCCAACATCGTCAACTTCCTGGGGCTGGGCAGCTGCGCGGGCATCGTCGCCTGCCAGCAGATGTCCATCGGGTCCAGCCTCCTGGCCGACCTCAACGGCGGCGACGACACCCCGGGCGCGGTCCGCTGGACCACCGTCCGGACCTGGCAGGACGAGCTGGTACGCCCGGTCGACAACGCCTCCCTCGCCGACGGCGCCACCAACGTCCTGGTGCAGGCGTGGTGCCCGCTGCGGATCGTCGGCCACCTGGGCCTGATCCTCGACGGCACCACGTACAGCGTCGTGCGGCAGGTGCTCGCCGGCGCCGCGATCCGCCCCAACTGTTTCGCGCTCTGA